A section of the Pithys albifrons albifrons isolate INPA30051 chromosome 30, PitAlb_v1, whole genome shotgun sequence genome encodes:
- the LOC139683924 gene encoding protein MRP-126-like — protein MSKTPQSQGHLSELEKACDVIIDVFHQYSRREGDRDTLTKAELKLLIEKQLVNYLKHVKNKTTIDEIYKDLDINKDAQISFCEMMLLITRVIIATHEHLHEVEDQQHKHQHQHQHHH, from the exons ATGAGCAAG ACCCCCCAGAGCCAGGGCCACCTCTCCGAGCTGGAGAAGGCCTGTGATGTCATCATCGATGTGTTCCACCAGTACTCCAGGagggagggggacagggacaccctgaccaaggcagagctgaagcTCCTCATCGAGAAGCAGCTTGTGAACTACCTCAAG cacGTGAAGAACAAGACCACCATTGATGAGATCTACAAGGACCTGGACATCAACAAGGACGCCCAGATCAGCTTCTGTGAGATGATGCTGCTCATCACCCGTGTCATCATTGCCACCCACGAGCACCTGCACGAGGTGGAGGACCAGCAGCAcaagcaccagcaccagcaccagcaccaccactga